From the genome of Triticum aestivum cultivar Chinese Spring chromosome 1A, IWGSC CS RefSeq v2.1, whole genome shotgun sequence:
CAcggcgccggcgccacccggaCTCAGTGCCATCGCCGTCGTTGGGCTCACTGAGACGGCGGCGGCTACGTCGGTGCCGCGGCCGGGGACGACCCTGTACACGATGCCGCCATCCAGCTGCCAGTCTGATCTGCTTGTTCATCTCCGACACAGCTGCGATGAAGGCGGCGGTGTCGGCAACATCATCAACAAGAACAGAATCATATGTACTGGTGGCAACTTCATTGGAGTCTGGACATGGCAATGATCTCTTGCCATGGCTCATTCTGCTTTTCAAGTCGCCAACCATCATGCTGTAGCAGGCATGTACATGCTCCTGATCAATGTAACAGACAAAGGTTGTTCAAACCCAATGCTCATTTCATCATCCAAATGAAACATTACTATGATCAAAGTGATGCAAATGGGTTATTTATTTAGTTTGTGCAAGAAACCTTCTCAATGGGGCATGATGGAGATAGATTGTCCATCTTGGACTCCAGTGCTTCTTTGGTCAGTAGAGCTTCATAGGATGCAGCCAAGATTGCAGCTGCAGCCACAGTAGATGGCCTGTAATCCAGCACACTGCCGGTTGCATGAACACAGCGCAAATCAATCAGACAAAATGCAAGAAAGTTCGCAAGATTTCTTTTCAGAAGGTGTGCAGGACGAAGATGAACCTTCGGCTGTGGCAAAGATGGAGCCGATGGACTTGAGGGCGACGCGGGCGGGGtcatgcccgccgccgccgcggccgtcgTGCCGGTCGAGCCGGGAGGAGAAGCAAGGGAGGTAGTCGAACGGCGTAACGGCGGCCATGCGCCAACCGAGCGTGGACAGCACGAGCAGCTCCATCCGGCGGACGGAGGCGGAGCAGAACTCgtagccgccgccggcgtcgagcTTCGACAGCGCCGGCGCGCAGTACTCCTCCATCTTGGCCGCCACGGAGACGCAGGCCACGGACAGGAGGCGCGCCGCCCACGGCATGGCCGCCCTCTGCACGCACACAACCACATCATCCTCCCGTTCCTAAGAAGCAGAGAGGCTAAATTTGTTTTACGGCGGCGGTGCGGTGATTGATTACATCGACACGTCGCCGGAGGAAGAAGCGGTCGAAGTAGGCGATGGCCAGGTACGCCGTGCGGTGGCCGAACCCGAAGCAGCCCCGTGTCTGCAAATGCAAATCAGATGCCGGTTCCAAAGGCGTCAGTGACCGATCGATCGATGCTCGCACCAATAATCGTGAGAGCGAGGAGCTGAGTGAGTGCTCACTTCAAGGATCCATTTGACGGCGGCGAGGCGCGCCTGCCGGAACCAGTCCTCGGAAGCGGCCGACGAGCAGTCCTCCGGCACTGCCACTGCAGCACTAGCCCGGCAACGATGGCCGCCACCACAATGACGGCCAGAATCGGCACCGTGGGCGACGACCGACGCTTCGGCGGCCTTCCAACCTGCGCCGCTGCACCAGGGTTCATTCCACGGTTCGTCTGCGGGATTCTTCCCTCTCTCCGGCGCACTCGATCTCTTGAGCGGAAACCCGCAGAGCCTCGGGTTGTCGTCGAAGGCGGTGGGCCTGGTTGACGAGCGAGCCCACCTGCGGGATCACGCCGGCGAGGTCGTTCCCCCGGAGGTCAAGGCTGACAGCCACGGGAATACCGCCGAACTCCGGCGGGATCCCGCAGACGAAATGGTTGTAGCTGAGGTTGATTAAAGAAAACGGCAGGGGGGGTTCTGCAAAAGTGTGTGCGCTGACCGGGCCAGCCACCTGGCTGCAAATTGTGGAGCTGTGATTGGTCTGGGACTAAAACGTCACATGCAGTGCAAGTTGGGGTATGATAGGGTTACATTTTACATGtttgggactaaatcatcacatttcGTGCAAGTTAGGGTACCTGAGATGCTATTACCTCCTTCGAGAACTAGGTTTACCATCAAGGATGAGCTCCAGTTTCAGTACCCCACCACCGTGCACAATGTGGTGGAGGTAAGAAAGGCTGGGTACTACGCCTGCAACAGCTTCAGCCCCATCGCGACGTTCTTGACTGGCAACGATGTCATCCCACTTGCAACCATTGGGACATGGTACTTCATCTATGGCGTCCTAGGGTATTGCATCATCGATATGAAGGTTCAAGTCAACGTGAAGTCGAAGGCATTGCGTCCAGTACAACGGTGCCGAGGGACGGGGAAGCGGCTCCGGTGCCAGTCCGAGACTGTATTAAACTCGGCCACGATGGCTGGCATTGATCAGTCTACGGTGGCGTGGCTAGGTCTGGCTGTTGTCACGGCTGGTGTCGTGTTGTTATTTTAGTGACCGACAATTGGGGTGCTTTTTTCTTCTTGACGCATAGCACATGCTTATTTGTGTATTATAAATCATTTCTTTTGTTAAATGAAATTTCTTTCATTATAATTCAATTTCATTTATCTTCTTGCAAAACCAAACTATAATCATGGAATAAATAAAGGACAGTGCTTGGTGCCGGTCGGCCGGCCCAAATTTCGGTTGGCTGCGCACTAGCCGTCAAATGCAAGCTGCGTAGGCCGTCTGATTTGGCTGCTCGGCTCCTCCCTCCCCACACCTCGCGCAGCCTCGCCCAACACCCTTCCCCTCGTGCAACTTTCCTGTGGCCCCCCGGGTAGCATCGCACCTCCAGTCGCCCCGGTACCTAGCACCACGCCACGCCGGTGagatgcagtatcaatagcttccgCCGCACTAATGCTCGCAATTTACACTCGCACTAGTTCCAGCAAAAACTCTCTTTGGTTCCAACATTTGCATGCGCCGGTTCTAACATCTTGCCGGCAAACCGGTGCTCACCATCGCTGATTCCAACATCTACAGTCTCTGGTTCCAGCAAATGTGCAAGCCGGTTCCAACAAAAGCACTTCGCCTGTGGCTCGTCGGTTCCAGAAAAAATTCGCAGCTCGCGGTCACCACCGTCGTAGCTACTCTGATGACTGCTTGCAACTTTTATGCCAATGGGTCCCAGCACCTCACCACGCTGCTAGAAGCATGCCGCCATTCAGCACCGTCGTAGCTCGTGGGAACCATGGTTGCATGGTCGCTGAGGTTTTGCAGCTTTTCTCCTGCCCTATTCCAACACATGTCAATTCCATAAAAAAAGACTGGATGCAGCATCTATTGCCATGGGGTTCCTGGGATGCACCACAGCTGGTTCTAGTTTCCTCACTGACTAGTTCCAGCAAAAGCCATGGCCGGATGCAGCATCGCGGTGTCCCGTTGTAGCTTTTCTTTTTGGCGAGCGTAACTTTCCTCTGTCGTTTTTCTTTTAAGATGGCAGATTTATGATTTTATCTTAGCAGCTATAAAGGGCATTTACTTTTGCGTTATCATATTACAGAAAAGGGCTAAGAGATGAGTAACAAAAAGGATAATATTAGTATAAATACTTAAGGTGTACTTAGTGGTAGTGTTTGGACGTAAGTACCAAGTTGAAGCCAATGTGCCCAAGGTATAATTCCTCACTCAGGACCGCACAGATTACCCCTTGATATTTGGGCGCACTGCAAAATGTTGTGATTTTATTGTATAAAATGAAACAGGGGAACTCATACTAAAAAAACAAGAGCATCTCGAGGAGAAATGGTGGTGATAAAAAATTCTCCTTCCGATCCACAGTGTTGTGGTTTAGCCCAAATGTATAGTACATATATGACAACTCATTATTAGTGGAATTACCTTTCACTACCAAAAACTAGGACCAACAATAAATCCTCTTTGCCAAATATGATTTTAGCTATATACCCCTTCTTCGAAGTACCAGCGGGGGTTCAGAAAAGATTGGACTTCTATAGATCATGTTTTTCCTGGCAGAGTGATGAGTTAAAACAAAAACACAGACTTACTAAATGGGATATTATCTGTAGGCCAAAAGACCAATGTGGTCTTTGCATTGAAAATTTAGAGGTGAAGAAcaaatgtcttctcagcaagtggctgtacAAGCTATCTGGAGAGACCGATGCCACATGGGCCCAGATCCTACGTAATAAGTACCTCCAGTCTAGAACCTTATCTCAGGTGATGGTCAGACCGACCGATTCGCTGTTTTGGAAAGGACCGATGAGAGTGAAATTAACCTTCTTCCAAAGGACAAAATTCACTGTTGGTAATGGTACTTCTACGAGATTCTGGGATGATACGTGGTTAGGCGAGACACCTCTAGCTCTCCAACATccttctctctataatattgttTAGCGTAGAGATGCTTATGTTGCAACAGTATTACAGTCCAACCCTCTAAATATTCAATTCAAGAGGACGTTAGCGGGAAACCGTTGGGAAGCCTGGCTCCATCTTATGAGAAGATTTATGGATGTTCACCTCTCTCAATAGCCACACAAGTTGCATTGGAAACAAACTCAGAATGGAGTGTTTTCAatgaaatccatgtatttggatacTATCAATTCTGGCACTATCCCCCGTTCTATGCACATTTGGAAAGTCAAAATGCTcttaaaaattaaagtgtttatgtggtttgttcacaagCAAGTTATTCTAACTAAGCACAATTTGGCAAAACGTAACTGGACATGATCGCGAAGATGTAGTTTTTGCGAACATGATGAGTctgtcaaacacctctttcttgattgcccaATGGCGAAAATTTTATGGCGGTCTATTCACAAGGCATTTAACATTACTCCTCTCAATACCATCCACACGTTATTCGGGACGTGGCTGGATGGAGTTGAGTCAGaaaccgagaaacatatccgtgtaggagtatgtgctttattatgggctatatggaactacaggaatgatttggtttttaacaaaaCAACACATATTCATTTCTTACAGGTTATTTTTCAGGCCATTACACTCAtctgtatgtggtcgctactcactccgacggatgcCAGGGAGCGTATGGTTATCGGGTCTATCCGTTGGGAGATGATAGCACGGGCTATCTTTAACCgtttggatggcggtcatataATAAGATAGGTGTTTAGTTTTCTATCTATCTTATTTCCGCTGATTGTGGCTATCTCGTTTTCATGCTTTTGCTCTTTGTGAGCCTTTTTGTTATTCAAGACTTGGAAACGTAGTTGAACTTTTTGCTTATTATtaagatggccgcatgcatcacttcgatgcagaggccgggggataaCCTCCTTTTCGGAAAAAAAAACGGCGAGGCACCCTTACCCTGCCGATTATGCAACTTTTGAATCTGGTCAACACAATTACCAATAGTGAATTTCCGTAAATTTTGACAGTGGCATACATCTTAATTATTATTTTAGAAGAACCTTTATTAATTATATAATTATTTGACGTACCAATGTAGTACATGTGCGCACCAACACGTTCGCAATGTTTAATTAGAGAATATGTTGGATTAATTTATGTTCAGTACGCTCGTGCGGGCATCCGGATCGATCGAGGACAAGGTCTACTGATGGCTACTGATGATTTCCTAACTAAA
Proteins encoded in this window:
- the LOC123039775 gene encoding cyclin-D5-2-like; the encoded protein is MAFAGTREKLQNLSDHATMVPTSYDGAEWRHASSSVVSYNHFVCGIPPEFGGIPVAVSLDLRGNDLAGVIPQRSSAPERGKNPADEPWNEPWCSGAGWKAAEASVVAHGADSGRHCGGGHRCRASAAVAVPEDCSSAASEDWFRQARLAAVKWILETRGCFGFGHRTAYLAIAYFDRFFLRRRVDRAAMPWAARLLSVACVSVAAKMEEYCAPALSKLDAGGGYEFCSASVRRMELLVLSTLGWRMAAVTPFDYLPCFSSRLDRHDGRGGGGHDPARVALKSIGSIFATAEAGSVLDYRPSTVAAAAILAASYEALLTKEALESKMDNLSPSCPIEKEHVHACYSMMVGDLKSRMSHGKRSLPCPDSNEVATSTYDSVLVDDVADTAAFIAAVSEMNKQIRLAAGWRHRVQGRPRPRHRRSRRRLSEPNDGDGTESGWRRRRAFEAEAAPIAYVATTEHGDAATALHPQKRW